A region of Amyelois transitella isolate CPQ chromosome 19, ilAmyTran1.1, whole genome shotgun sequence DNA encodes the following proteins:
- the LOC132902880 gene encoding uncharacterized protein LOC132902880 — protein sequence MTSKTIIIFILSHYSLARTIINSHLDQDSNIQESIINCGTEIANKHFDYRIHTAVYFNDVEIKHVNSFLISYKGTVIIECKRDTAPPKQVVVIVETFHSFMKILYRMKPDLRGKTLLSSGAKFIILFLSTPKKVHKIFAILWSYHVTNVVTIANEKTNITMYTYFPYRNQFDCQNTLPKLIGVWKENATTENIFSNKMKNMQGCPLYISTDKLYHPELEYKVPLQIIKKVLLKLLRDKMDFTAVTSIRDYVSLDLHRARNWSDSLNDVVSGRDNISTCSIPLGVDKSGLLDFSTPYFRVRHGWLAPPISPGPVLWRLLTPLNGYLWLILLIVVTIVNSIPIVWKIRSVKKFGMTYFKNFKRLHGIIFRSWGVMMGQPVRMAPKRFRDLYIIGLWIWFTFVVRSAYQSVLILALKTDTADGAFNNLKESIDYGYKFGGRATFINYFEYDQGIKDMFIVIPDSEFDNMFWDVVEGRKKFVLAISLEYAWAYCLSRGRKENECGLDLVDSILSVPLVIWTRYQSPFARLISIWVQRFVESGLLDREWVNAPSVTSVLPSDATPLTWKQTTSCMLCYLLGVAISTIVFLIELALHKIKKKKIKFVL from the coding sequence ATGACGAGTAAGactattattatctttattctTTCCCATTACTCATTAGCAAgaacaataattaattcacaTCTGGATCAAGATTCCAATATACAAGAATCTATAATCAACTGTGGTACAGAAATTGCGAATAAGCATTTCGACTACCGCATACATACCGCTGTATACTTCAATGACgttgaaataaaacatgttaATTCATTCTTGATATCGTACAAGGGAACTGTTATCATAGAATGCAAAAGGGACACAGCTCCACCGAAGCAAGTGGTTGTGATTGTTGAAACATTCCATTCGttcatgaaaatattgtacaGAATGAAACCAGATCTCAGAGGAAAAACTTTGTTAAGCAGCGGTgcgaaatttataatattatttctatcaaCACCCAAGaaagttcataaaatattcGCTATTTTGTGGAGTTACCATGTGACGAATGTAGTTACAATTGCGAACGAGAAAACCAACATTACAATGTACACATATTTTCCTTATCGTAATCAGTTTGATTGTCAGAATACTCTGCCGAAACTTATTGGCGTTTGGAAAGAAAACGCAActactgaaaatattttttcaaacaagATGAAGAATATGCAAGGGTGTCCCCTTTACATATCAACCGATAAGCTATATCACCCTGAGTTGGAGTATAAGGTTCCtttgcaaataataaaaaaagtattattgaaACTACTCAGGGACAAAATGGATTTTACGGCCGTCACGTCAATTAGAGATTACGTTAGCTTGGATTTGCATAGAGCTCGCAACTGGTCTGACTCGCTCAATGACGTGGTTTCAGGGAGAGATAACATCTCCACTTGCAGTATTCCACTAGGGGTGGACAAATCAGGACTTCTAGATTTTTCTACACCCTATTTCCGTGTTCGTCATGGATGGCTAGCTCCGCCGATATCGCCGGGACCGGTCCTGTGGCGGCTACTGACACCGTTGAACGGTTATCTGTGGCTCATCCTTTTAATAGTTGTAACTATCGTCAATTCAATTCCAATCGTATGGAAGATAAGATCAGTTAAAAAATTTGGAATGacttactttaaaaacttCAAAAGATTACATGGAATTATTTTCCGGAGTTGGGGCGTGATGATGGGTCAGCCAGTCAGGATGGCGCCAAAACGGTTCCGAGATTTATACATAATCGGCCTGTGGATTTGGTTTACTTTTGTTGTGAGAAGTGCCTATCAGAGTGTGCTCATATTGGCTTTGAAAACTGACACCGCGGACGGTGCCTTCAATAATTTGAAGGAAAGTATTGACTACGGTTACAAATTCGGTGGGCGCGCTACTTTCATTAACTATTTTGAATACGACCAAGGCATCAAGGATATGTTTATCGTTATTCCGGATTCTGAATTTGATAATATGTTTTGGGATGTAGTGGAGGGGAGGAAGAAGTTTGTGCTGGCTATTTCTTTAGAGTATGCGTGGGCTTATTGTCTTTCTCGGGGAAGGAAAGAGAACGAATGTGGATTAGACCTTGTTGACTCGATCTTGAGTGTTCCTTTGGTAATCTGGACAAGGTATCAATCGCCGTTTGCTAGGCTGATATCAATTTGGGTTCAAAGATTCGTTGAGAGTGGTTTATTAGACAGGGAATGGGTAAATGCCCCGAGCGTTACTTCAGTGTTGCCTTCAGACGCCACTCCTCTCACTTGGAAGCAAACTACGAGTTGCATGTTGTGTTATTTATTGGGTGTTGCCATCTCtactattgtatttttaatagaacTTGCCCTGCAcaaaatcaaaaagaaaaaaattaaattcgttttataa